A stretch of the Zeugodacus cucurbitae isolate PBARC_wt_2022May chromosome 6, idZeuCucr1.2, whole genome shotgun sequence genome encodes the following:
- the LOC105214542 gene encoding inactive serine protease scarface — MLRCQHILLGLAVTLCCGVSFAQYSSNMFLNGEYQNGIKANPSKTNAINPSSNIFLEHAIISRQASPFQGPTYLPPEEILKCSAGKQCVLQGQCADGYFSNPSLKQQNCKPTTHTCCIYRPPPPTTTTTTERPYDVCANNYDCVSTRYCNNGEIDSADYIQKSKNARCYAPDVCCRIPSTTLTDDGYVLRTPEVKFTIPTTGRTVQYSTTQEQQLSSPRLPATTPQREYLPPSTYPTTPKPVTPRNEYLPPTPSAPPRQVYTPSSYQPVPTPSRAPPAPQPQPQPQPQQPLQPRPQPQQPQQPFQPRPQPQPQPQPRPQPQPQQPQQPLQPRPQPQPQPRPQPQPAPRPQNEYLPPRHENVPLDYHVTQPSNTVTQTVTAAPPRVPKPTPPQRGEDILSLPLDNRQHLSKCASALECTPENFCNSIGVITDQPVDISPAAAAFRVPLTDCLLENGAPGKCCRDANYVDPWPINLAGVCAARNTNTKPQGIQDIDANFGEIPWQAMILKESTKTLLGGGAIIGDQIVLTAASVVKGVSPNDVKVKGGEWELGRDSEPLPFQIVGVKSIDIHPEYNPSTGSNDMAVLRLDKRIEFAQHIKPICVTNEDPKPNEKCITTGWGKQAIRSHEEGAVMHVSDTVAQSRADCGADESSVCSAVVHDPCLFDVGSALACGSGSSVMLKGIYAAENACGDGQTVRFSKPDLKWVNGFFTIQNKDKLLKKRRV; from the exons ATGTTACGGTGTCAGCATATTCTGCTCGGCCTTGCGGTCACACTATGCTGTGGCGTCAGTTTCGCACAGTATTCTTCGAATATGTTCCTCAATGGTGAATACCAGAATGGCATTAAGGCGAATCCAAGTAAAACGAACGCAATAAATCCATCATCAAATATCTTTTTGGAACATGCAATTATCAGTCGACAGGCATCACCCTTCCAGGGACCCACCTATTTGCCACCTGAGGAAATTCTAAAATGTTCCGCTGGCAAACAATGTGTTTTGCAGGGACAGTGCGCGGATGGCTACTTTTCGAATCCATCGTTGAAGCAACAA AACTGCAAACCAACAACACATACCTGCTGCATATACcgtccaccaccaccaacaacaacaacaacaaccgaacGTCCATATGACGTTTGCGCCAATAATTACGACTGTGTGTCAACACGTTATTGCAATAACGGTGAAATCGATTCGGCCGATTACATTCAGAAGAGCAAG AACGCTCGCTGTTACGCTCCTGATGTTTGTTGTCGCATACCCTCCACCACCCTAACCGATGATGGTTATGTATTACGTACGCCAGAAGTGAAATTCACCATTCCCACAACCGGTAGAACCGTTCAATATTCTACTACACAAGAACAACAATTGTCTTCGCCACGTCTGCCAGCAACGACGCCACAACGCGAATATTTGCCACCAAGCACTTATCCAACCACACCAAAACCCGTAACTCCACGCAATGAATATCTACCACCCACACCAAGTGCACCACCTCGTCAAGTATACACACCATCGTCATATCAACCCGTCCCCACGCCATCAAGAGCGCCTCCAGCACCACAACCTCAACCACAACCTCAACCTCAGCAGCCTCTACAACCACGTCCCCAACCACAGCAACCACAGCAGCCTTTCCAACCACGTCCCCAACCTCAGCCACAGCCGCAACCACGTCCACAACCACAACCCCAACAACCACAACAGCCTTTGCAACCACGTCCCCAACCTCAGCCACAACCACGCCCTCAACCACAACCTGCTCCAAGGCCACAAAATGAATACTTGCCGCCACGCCATGAAAACGTACCGCTCGACTATCATGTGACACAACCTTCGAATACTGTCACACAAACTGTGACCGCAGCACCACCACGTGTACCAAAGCCCACACCACCACAACGCGGTGAAGACATTCTATCGCTACCGCTTGACAACCGTCAGCACTTGTCTAAATGTGCTTCGGCTTTGGAATGCACGCCGGAGAACTTCTGCAACAGCATAGGCGTGATAACCGATCAGCCCGTCGACATTAGTCCCGCCGCAGCCGCTTTCCGTGTCCCTCTCACCGATTGTCTGCTTGAAAACGGTGCACCTGGAAAGTGCTGTCGTGATGCCAACTATGTTGATCCATGGCCCATCAATTTGGCTGGTGTCTGTGCCGCCAGAAATACG aACACCAAACCTCAGGGTATTCAAGATATTGACGCTAACTTTGGTGAAATTCCATGGCAAGCAATGATCCTCAAGGAATCGACGAAGACTCTACTCGGTGGTGGCGCTATTATTGGCGATCAAATCGTCTTGACAGCAGCCTCAGTGGTTAAAGG TGTCTCTCCAAATGACGTGAAAGTTAAGGGCGGTGAATGGGAGTTGGGACGTGACAGTGAGCCACTGCCCTTCCAAATTGTCGGTGTTAAGTCCATTGATATCCATCCGGAATACAATCCTTCAACTGGCTCGAATGACATGGCTGTGCTACGCTTGGATAAGCGCATTGAATTCGCTCAACACATCAAGCCCATCTGCGTTACTAATGAAGATCCCAAACCCAATGAGAAATGTATTACCACCGGTTGGGGTAAACAAGCGATTAGAA GTCACGAGGAGGGCGCTGTCATGCACGTATCCGACACAGTAGCACAATCGCGCGCCGATTGTGGTGCCGATGAAAGCAGCGTCTGCAGTGCCGTTGTACATGATCCTTGTCTCTTCGATGTTGGCAGCGCTTTGGCATGCGGCAGCGGTTCAAGTGTTATGCTCAAGGGTATATATGCCGCTGAGAATGCCTGTGGTGATGGACAAACTGTACGCTTCTCGAAACCAGATCTCAAATGGGTTAACGGTTTCTTCACAATACAAAACAAAGATAAACTGCTCAAGAAGCGACGTGTGTAA
- the Gmer gene encoding probable GDP-L-fucose synthase, whose translation MKKVLVTGGTGLVGNALKTIIDESGTKDEWIFVGSSDADLTDGNATRALFERVKPTHVVHLAAMVGGLFHNMNNNLDFLRRNLQINDNVLQNAYEHGCVKVISCLSTCIFPDKTSYPIDETMVHNGPPHPSNYGYSYAKRLIDIQNHAYHDKYGCMFTSIIPCNIFGPHDNYKPEVSHVIPGMINRMYSLIHENTDVPESEKVFLVYGSGKPLRQFIYSLDLARLTIWVLDNYDSIEPLILSVDEENEVTIYDAAVAVAKAFDFKGKLECDTSKADGQHKKTASNRKLRSLLPDFQFTDFEAGVKASVNWYIDNISKVRK comes from the exons ATGAAGAAAGTTTTGGTAACAGGTGGCACTGGGTTAGTGGGAAATGCCCTGAAAACTATAATTGACGAAAGTGGCACTAAAGATGAATGGATATTCGTAGGTTCATCAGATGCTGATCTGAC TGACGGCAATGCAACGCGAGCGCTGTTTGAGCGTGTTAAACCCACGCATGTCGTGCATTTAGCAGCGATGGTTGGTGGGCTCTTCCATAATATGAACAATAACTTGGACTTTCTG CGTAGAAATCTGCAAATAAATGACAATGTATTACAAAATGCCTATGAACATGGCTGTGTTAAAGTAATATCCTGCCTATCAACATGCATTTTCCCTGATAAAACCAGCTATCCAATTGACGAGACAATGGTGCACAATGGCCCACCGCATCCTTCCAATTATGGTTATTCATATGCGAAAAGGCTCATCGACATACAAAATCATGCATATCATGATAAATATGGCTGCATGTTCACTTCAATTATTCCTTGCAATATTTTCGGGCCGCATGATAATTACAAGCCTGAAGTGAGCCATGTCATACCCGGCATGATTAATCGCATGTACAGTTTGATACATGAAAATACAGATGTGCCGGAAAGTGAGAAAGTTTTTCTTGTGTACGGTAGTGGTAAACCATTACGGCAATTTATATATTCGCTGGATTTGGCGAGATTGACAATTTGGGTTTTGGACAATTACGACAGTATAGAGCCCTTGATCTTAAGTGTGGACGAGGAAAATGAAGTTACAATTTACGATGCGGCAGTGGCTGTAGCGAAAGCTTTTGATTTTAAG gGCAAACTTGAATGTGATACCAGCAAAGCGGATGGCCAACATAAAAAGACTGCTTCAAATCGCAAGTTGCGTAGTCTATTACCCGATTTCCAATTCACTGACTTTGAGGCAGGCGTTAAAGCCTCTGTTAATTGGTATATTGATAATATAAGCAAGGTTAGGAAGTAA